The following proteins are encoded in a genomic region of Bradyrhizobium sp. SK17:
- the rplU gene encoding 50S ribosomal protein L21 gives MFAVIKTGGRQYRVVPNDVLEIGKIAGDVGTIVQLGEVLVLGGDTPVLGTPTVAGATVAAEVLQHKRGAKVIAFKKRRRKNSRRKRGYRDELTVLRITEILADNAKPTIGPRPKKAKVEAPAEAAE, from the coding sequence ATGTTCGCAGTCATCAAAACCGGCGGCCGGCAATACCGCGTCGTTCCGAATGATGTACTCGAGATTGGCAAGATCGCCGGCGATGTCGGCACGATCGTGCAGCTAGGCGAAGTTCTGGTGCTCGGCGGTGACACGCCGGTGCTGGGAACGCCCACCGTCGCGGGCGCGACCGTTGCAGCGGAAGTGTTGCAGCACAAGCGCGGCGCCAAGGTGATCGCGTTCAAGAAGCGTCGCCGCAAGAATTCACGCCGCAAGCGCGGCTATCGCGACGAGCTCACGGTGCTTCGCATCACCGAGATCCTCGCCGATAACGCCAAGCCGACCATCGGTCCGCGGCCGAAGAAGGCAAAGGTCGAAGCGCCCGCCGAAGCAGCCGAATAG
- the rpmA gene encoding 50S ribosomal protein L27, translated as MAHKKAGGSSRNGRDSKGKRLGIKAFGGERVIPGNIIARQRGTTWHPGLNVGMGTDHTLFAKVEGHVEFRAKANGRTFISVIPMAEAAE; from the coding sequence ATGGCTCATAAAAAAGCAGGCGGTTCATCGCGCAACGGACGTGATTCCAAGGGCAAGCGCCTTGGCATCAAGGCGTTCGGTGGCGAGCGCGTGATCCCCGGAAACATCATCGCGCGTCAGCGCGGCACCACCTGGCATCCTGGCCTTAATGTCGGCATGGGCACCGATCATACTCTCTTCGCCAAGGTCGAGGGTCATGTCGAGTTCCGTGCCAAAGCCAATGGCCGCACATTCATCTCGGTTATTCCGATGGCAGAGGCGGCCGAATAG
- a CDS encoding class I SAM-dependent methyltransferase, with translation MRNDEIWGRETAESYDALDGEMFSPDVLGPTVDRLAELAGEGRALEFAIGTGRVAVPLRKRGIPVAGIDISPAMVAQLRKKADEATIPVCLGDMATTVFPGRFSLVYLVYNTISNLLTQAEQVTCFRNAARHLAPGGRFLVELWVPELPKATLGPQAVIYRSEPGYISLDTIDVVSQRVVSHHFKFGEDRQSTLFRSPHRYIWPAELDLMAQLAGFGLESRSADWVGSPFTAESRSHVSVYRLMEE, from the coding sequence ATGCGGAATGACGAGATCTGGGGGCGCGAGACTGCTGAATCCTATGACGCGCTCGATGGCGAAATGTTCTCGCCCGACGTATTGGGGCCGACCGTAGATCGGCTTGCAGAACTGGCCGGAGAAGGCCGGGCGCTCGAATTCGCAATCGGAACCGGGCGCGTCGCTGTACCGCTAAGAAAACGAGGCATCCCAGTCGCGGGAATCGACATTTCTCCCGCGATGGTGGCGCAACTACGCAAGAAGGCGGACGAAGCAACGATTCCGGTCTGTCTCGGCGATATGGCTACAACCGTCTTTCCAGGGCGCTTTTCCCTCGTTTATCTCGTTTACAACACGATATCGAACTTGCTCACGCAAGCGGAGCAAGTGACATGCTTCCGCAACGCCGCACGACACCTCGCGCCCGGCGGCCGTTTCTTGGTCGAGCTTTGGGTGCCCGAACTTCCCAAGGCAACGCTGGGACCGCAGGCCGTAATTTACCGCTCCGAACCGGGCTATATCAGCCTCGACACCATCGACGTTGTGAGCCAGCGGGTGGTGTCGCACCATTTCAAATTTGGTGAGGACCGGCAGAGTACACTTTTCCGCTCGCCTCATCGCTATATCTGGCCGGCGGAGTTGGACCTTATGGCGCAGTTGGCCGGGTTCGGGCTTGAAAGCAGGTCTGCGGATTGGGTCGGCTCGCCTTTCACCGCCGAGTCACGTTCGCACGTCTCCGTCTATCGCTTAATGGAAGAATAG
- a CDS encoding DMT family transporter — translation MSLFAKLSSYDDRSARLAGIGLMLLSIFMFSFGDAMGKFIVATYSVGQLLWLRACAALLVLLPMVWTRRADFLHLERPWLQLLRVTLSTVEVAAFFLATVYLPLADVITYYLAGPIFVTAMSGLVLGEHVGWRRWTAILVGFCGVLIALRPSAQTISWPAMIALGGSLSFAVLMLITRSLRATPDIVLATSQFGGTFVLGLVLSPFGWVTPTPGSLVLFFTAGLISVAALFCVNRSLKLAPASVVVPYQYSMIVWAVIFGFAVFGDVPSWATIIGASIIIAAGLYIFVREQQLGREQPPVNPPA, via the coding sequence TCGGCGACGCGATGGGCAAGTTCATCGTCGCCACCTATTCGGTCGGGCAATTGCTGTGGCTGCGGGCCTGCGCGGCGCTGCTCGTGCTGCTGCCGATGGTGTGGACGCGCCGGGCGGATTTCCTGCATCTGGAACGGCCGTGGCTGCAATTGCTGCGCGTCACGCTGTCGACGGTGGAGGTCGCAGCGTTCTTCCTGGCGACGGTCTATCTGCCGCTCGCCGACGTCATCACCTATTATCTGGCCGGGCCGATCTTCGTCACCGCGATGTCCGGCCTCGTGCTCGGCGAGCATGTCGGCTGGCGGCGCTGGACCGCGATCCTGGTCGGCTTCTGCGGGGTGCTGATCGCGCTCCGGCCGTCGGCGCAGACCATCAGCTGGCCGGCGATGATCGCGCTCGGCGGCAGCCTGTCGTTCGCGGTGTTGATGCTGATCACGCGCTCGCTGCGCGCCACGCCCGATATCGTGCTGGCGACCTCGCAATTCGGCGGCACCTTCGTCCTGGGCCTGGTGCTGTCGCCGTTCGGCTGGGTGACGCCGACCCCGGGCAGCCTGGTGCTGTTCTTCACCGCCGGACTCATCTCGGTCGCGGCGCTGTTTTGCGTCAATCGCTCGCTCAAGCTCGCGCCGGCGAGCGTGGTGGTGCCTTACCAATATTCGATGATCGTCTGGGCGGTGATCTTCGGCTTCGCGGTGTTCGGCGACGTGCCGTCCTGGGCCACGATCATCGGCGCGTCGATCATCATCGCCGCCGGCCTCTACATCTTCGTGCGCGAGCAGCAGCTCGGACGCGAGCAGCCGCCGGTGAATCCGCCGGCGTGA
- a CDS encoding alpha/beta fold hydrolase yields MDHVTIRANGAAFHVARTGRGRPLLLLHGWPEFWLTWKPVMARLADRYTLIAPDLRGFGDSDKPHGPYGPDQHTDDMLALLDALGIDKAGVVGHDVGGAVMQPLARKAPERIAGLMLFDFVYPGIGARMAAPDRLNHIWYQSFHQMEMAPALVGATRESCRTYIGHFLREWSHRKAAFDDVIEDFADNFFKPGNLAGGFAHYRASHAGRVKMMQGEAPALPPITVPTCIRWAEHDPLFPYSWTDRLGETFSNLDLAMFPDVGHFPHREDPDRAAAEIAGFFARINWK; encoded by the coding sequence ATGGATCATGTGACGATTCGAGCCAACGGCGCGGCGTTCCACGTCGCGCGGACCGGCCGCGGCAGGCCGCTGTTGCTGTTGCATGGCTGGCCGGAGTTCTGGCTGACCTGGAAGCCGGTCATGGCGCGGCTCGCCGACCGCTACACCCTGATCGCGCCCGACCTGCGCGGCTTCGGCGACAGCGACAAACCGCACGGCCCTTACGGCCCCGATCAGCATACCGACGACATGCTGGCGCTGCTCGACGCCCTCGGCATCGACAAGGCCGGCGTGGTCGGCCACGACGTCGGCGGCGCCGTGATGCAGCCGCTGGCCCGCAAGGCGCCGGAGCGGATCGCCGGGCTGATGTTGTTCGATTTCGTCTATCCCGGCATCGGGGCGCGGATGGCCGCGCCCGACCGGCTGAACCACATCTGGTACCAGTCGTTCCACCAGATGGAGATGGCGCCCGCGCTGGTCGGCGCCACCAGGGAGAGCTGCCGCACCTATATCGGCCACTTCCTGCGCGAATGGTCGCACCGCAAGGCGGCGTTCGACGACGTGATCGAGGATTTCGCCGACAATTTCTTCAAGCCGGGCAACCTCGCCGGCGGCTTTGCGCATTATCGCGCGTCGCATGCGGGGCGCGTGAAGATGATGCAGGGCGAGGCCCCCGCGCTGCCGCCGATCACGGTGCCGACCTGCATCCGCTGGGCCGAGCACGACCCGCTGTTTCCTTACTCATGGACCGACCGGCTGGGCGAGACCTTCTCCAACCTCGACCTCGCGATGTTTCCCGATGTCGGGCATTTCCCGCATCGCGAGGATCCCGACCGCGCGGCTGCCGAGATCGCCGGCTTCTTCGCGCGGATCAATTGGAAGTAG
- a CDS encoding SDR family oxidoreductase, whose amino-acid sequence MTKSAKGTALVTGASSGIGAIYADRLARRGYDLILVARNRERLDGLARRLVAETGRSIEIVAADLSKRGDVSRIESILRDNAGISVLVNNAGVGATAPLLASDVDKMSDMIALNVDALMRLTYAAVPGFVARGGGTIVNIASVVGVQPELLNGVYGGSKAFVLALTHSLQHELKDKNVRVQAVLPGATATEFWDIAGTPVAHLPGEIVMKAEDMVDAALAGLDQGEVFTVPSLPEAADWHAYEAARQKLMPNLSRSSPAARYGVKAA is encoded by the coding sequence ATGACCAAGTCAGCCAAGGGCACGGCGCTCGTTACCGGTGCGTCGTCCGGAATCGGTGCCATCTATGCGGACCGGCTCGCACGGCGTGGCTACGATCTGATCCTCGTCGCACGTAACCGCGAGCGCCTCGATGGGCTCGCCAGGCGTCTCGTGGCGGAGACAGGCCGATCGATCGAGATCGTTGCCGCCGACCTCAGCAAGCGCGGTGACGTGTCGCGGATCGAATCCATTCTGCGCGACAATGCCGGCATCAGCGTGCTGGTGAACAATGCCGGCGTCGGCGCGACCGCGCCGCTGCTCGCATCAGATGTCGACAAGATGAGCGACATGATCGCGCTCAATGTCGATGCGCTGATGCGCCTGACCTATGCGGCGGTGCCGGGCTTCGTCGCGCGCGGCGGCGGCACCATCGTCAACATCGCCTCCGTCGTGGGCGTGCAGCCGGAGCTGCTCAACGGCGTCTACGGCGGCAGCAAGGCCTTCGTGCTGGCGCTGACCCATTCGTTGCAGCACGAGCTGAAGGACAAGAATGTCCGGGTCCAGGCCGTGCTGCCGGGCGCCACGGCCACCGAGTTCTGGGACATCGCCGGCACGCCGGTTGCGCATCTGCCGGGCGAGATCGTGATGAAGGCCGAGGACATGGTCGATGCCGCGCTCGCCGGCCTCGACCAGGGCGAGGTGTTCACCGTGCCGTCGTTGCCGGAGGCCGCGGATTGGCACGCCTATGAGGCGGCCCGTCAGAAGCTGATGCCGAACCTGTCGCGTAGCTCGCCCGCGGCGCGCTACGGGGTGAAGGCCGCCTGA
- a CDS encoding ROK family protein codes for MADDAGLTTGIAHHGAARLPSVDIDSFNIELKDDEGFLGDRASKGAFRKILDRWRKPLRKSGEDPFGDEPSDKISKKKLDEMLVGDDTEASAVVHSAIEEFAQELAYVTRRFLNTKAWAKTERIVVGGGFRDSRLGELAIARTDIILKAEDFKVDLVPIRFHPDDAGLIGTLHLAPSWIFEAHDGVLAVDIGGTNIRCGIVETRWKKAPDLSKATVWKSELWRHADDEPTREGAVKRLVKMLKDLITAAGKENLKLAPFIGIACPGVIKEDGGIEKGAQNLPGNWESSKFNLPASLVEAIPQIGDHDTAIVMHNDGVAQGLAEVPFMQDVTRWGVLTIGTGLGNARYTNRKKDNGKSEKKAEKDKSDEADNGEKKAKKAKKADA; via the coding sequence ATGGCGGACGACGCAGGACTGACCACGGGCATCGCGCACCACGGTGCCGCGCGGCTGCCCTCCGTCGACATCGACAGTTTCAACATCGAGCTGAAGGACGACGAGGGCTTTCTCGGCGATCGCGCCTCCAAGGGCGCGTTCCGCAAGATCCTCGATCGCTGGCGCAAGCCGTTGCGCAAATCCGGCGAGGACCCGTTCGGCGACGAGCCGTCGGACAAGATCAGCAAGAAGAAGCTCGACGAGATGCTGGTCGGCGACGACACCGAGGCGTCCGCGGTCGTGCACAGCGCGATCGAGGAGTTCGCCCAGGAGCTCGCTTATGTGACGCGGCGCTTCCTCAACACCAAGGCCTGGGCCAAGACCGAGCGCATCGTGGTCGGCGGCGGCTTCCGCGACTCCAGGCTCGGCGAACTGGCGATCGCGCGCACCGACATCATCCTGAAGGCAGAGGATTTCAAGGTCGACCTGGTGCCGATCCGCTTCCATCCCGACGATGCCGGGCTGATCGGCACGCTGCATCTGGCGCCGTCCTGGATCTTCGAGGCCCATGACGGCGTGCTCGCCGTCGATATCGGCGGCACCAATATCCGCTGCGGCATCGTCGAGACGCGCTGGAAAAAGGCGCCCGACCTGTCCAAGGCGACGGTATGGAAATCCGAGCTGTGGCGCCATGCCGATGACGAGCCGACGCGCGAAGGCGCGGTGAAGCGGCTGGTGAAGATGCTGAAGGATCTGATCACCGCCGCCGGGAAGGAGAATCTCAAGCTCGCGCCGTTCATCGGCATCGCCTGTCCCGGCGTCATCAAGGAGGACGGCGGAATCGAGAAGGGCGCGCAGAACCTGCCTGGCAATTGGGAGAGCAGCAAATTCAACCTGCCGGCGAGCCTGGTCGAGGCGATCCCGCAGATCGGCGATCATGACACCGCGATCGTGATGCACAATGACGGCGTGGCGCAGGGGCTGGCCGAGGTGCCGTTCATGCAGGATGTCACGCGCTGGGGCGTGCTGACGATCGGAACCGGGCTCGGCAATGCCCGCTACACCAATCGCAAGAAAGACAACGGCAAGAGCGAGAAGAAGGCCGAGAAAGACAAGAGCGACGAGGCCGACAACGGCGAGAAGAAGGCAAAAAAGGCCAAGAAAGCCGACGCCTGA
- a CDS encoding IS481 family transposase codes for MPWKASSVMEERLRFVARLLDGEAMTEVCREFGISRKTGYKIFDRYKEHGLEALSDRSRRPVRYANQLPQPLEALIVRLKAEKPHWGARKIRELLVRRLDGDIRVPAKSTIHAVLDRHGLVRRGGGPRHRARGTPLSPGAVPNDLWCTDFKGEFKLGNGRYCYPLTVTDHASRFLLLCEALDSTREEPAIDAFERLFRERGLPLAIRSDNGVPFASPNALFNLSKLSVWWLRLGIAIERIKPGHPQQNGRHERMHLTLKKEATRPPGSNSLQQQDRFDAFIREFNTERPHEALDMKCPAELYGASPRRYAGLPELTYPFHDRDVLVTACGRLCLLRKRINISTVLAGQKLGIKEVDDGIWLASFMHYDLGYFDLEQKTLQPLDNPFGTRLSPMS; via the coding sequence ATGCCGTGGAAAGCGAGTTCGGTAATGGAAGAGCGCCTTCGCTTTGTCGCCCGCCTGCTGGATGGAGAGGCGATGACCGAGGTTTGCCGGGAGTTCGGCATCTCGCGGAAGACCGGGTACAAGATTTTCGATCGATACAAGGAGCACGGGCTCGAAGCGCTGAGCGACCGGTCGCGCCGGCCGGTGCGTTATGCCAACCAGCTCCCGCAGCCGCTTGAAGCCCTGATTGTCCGGCTGAAGGCCGAGAAGCCGCACTGGGGAGCCCGCAAGATCCGCGAACTTTTGGTACGGCGGCTCGATGGCGATATCCGCGTTCCGGCCAAAAGCACCATCCATGCGGTACTCGACCGCCACGGTCTGGTCAGGCGCGGAGGCGGGCCGCGCCACCGCGCGCGCGGCACGCCGCTGTCGCCAGGCGCCGTGCCCAATGATCTGTGGTGCACCGACTTCAAGGGCGAGTTCAAGCTCGGCAACGGCCGGTACTGCTATCCCTTGACCGTCACCGATCATGCCTCGCGCTTTCTGCTCTTATGCGAAGCACTCGATTCAACGCGCGAGGAGCCTGCAATTGATGCCTTCGAGCGCCTGTTCCGTGAACGCGGCCTGCCGCTTGCCATCCGATCCGACAATGGCGTGCCCTTTGCCAGTCCCAATGCCTTGTTCAATCTCTCAAAGCTGTCGGTGTGGTGGCTCCGGCTCGGCATCGCGATCGAGCGCATCAAACCTGGCCATCCGCAGCAAAATGGCCGCCATGAACGCATGCACCTGACGCTCAAGAAGGAAGCCACCCGTCCGCCCGGCTCCAACAGTTTACAGCAGCAGGACCGCTTCGACGCCTTCATCCGCGAGTTCAATACCGAACGACCTCATGAGGCGCTCGACATGAAGTGCCCGGCCGAGCTCTACGGCGCTTCACCACGTCGTTATGCAGGCCTGCCTGAGCTGACCTATCCGTTCCACGACCGCGACGTCCTCGTCACCGCCTGCGGACGCCTCTGCCTACTCCGCAAGAGAATCAACATCTCCACCGTCCTGGCCGGCCAGAAACTCGGCATCAAGGAGGTCGACGACGGCATTTGGCTCGCCAGCTTCATGCACTATGATTTGGGATACTTTGACCTGGAGCAGAAAACCCTGCAACCACTCGACAACCCGTTCGGCACGAGGTTGTCACCCATGTCTTAG
- a CDS encoding GlxA family transcriptional regulator, with protein MQEIGFVVFPEFQVMGFTAITAFEVANLIAGEPFYEVTLLSENGGPVRSSAGFNVETTAFGERSFDTLFIGAGHELHPASPKLIDYIRRAMTASQRIAAPCIGAFSLAEAGLLDGRRVSTHWQFAPELQARFPRLKVEQDRIYITDGPIWTSAGMTATIDLALAMIEHDLGVEVARSVARKLVVYHRRTGGQSQFSALLELDPKSDRIQNALHYAKAHLRNELSVEELAEVARLSPRQFSRAFRAETGQSPAKAIEQLRVEAARELIGDGRHSMDEIAGETGFADRERMRRAFLRVLGQPPQTIRRHARAVAQAAA; from the coding sequence ATGCAGGAGATCGGCTTCGTCGTTTTTCCGGAATTCCAGGTGATGGGCTTCACTGCCATCACCGCCTTCGAGGTCGCCAACCTGATCGCGGGCGAGCCGTTCTACGAGGTCACGCTGCTGTCGGAGAATGGCGGCCCGGTGCGGTCGTCCGCCGGCTTCAATGTCGAGACCACAGCCTTTGGCGAGCGCAGCTTCGACACGCTGTTCATCGGCGCCGGCCATGAGCTGCATCCGGCGTCGCCGAAATTGATCGACTACATTCGCCGCGCCATGACGGCATCGCAGCGCATCGCCGCGCCCTGCATCGGCGCCTTCTCACTGGCCGAGGCCGGCCTGCTCGACGGCAGGCGCGTCTCGACGCACTGGCAATTCGCGCCCGAATTGCAGGCGCGGTTTCCCAGGCTCAAGGTCGAGCAGGACCGCATCTACATCACCGATGGGCCGATCTGGACCTCCGCCGGCATGACCGCGACGATCGACCTGGCGCTGGCGATGATCGAACATGATCTCGGCGTCGAGGTCGCGCGCTCGGTGGCCCGCAAGCTCGTGGTCTATCACCGCCGCACCGGCGGACAGTCGCAGTTCTCGGCGCTGCTCGAGCTCGACCCGAAATCCGACCGCATCCAGAACGCGCTGCACTACGCCAAGGCGCATCTGCGCAACGAGCTCTCGGTGGAGGAGCTGGCCGAGGTGGCGCGGCTCAGCCCGCGCCAGTTCAGCCGGGCCTTCCGCGCCGAGACCGGGCAGTCGCCCGCCAAGGCGATCGAGCAGCTTCGGGTCGAAGCGGCGCGCGAACTGATCGGCGACGGCCGCCATTCGATGGACGAGATTGCCGGCGAGACCGGCTTTGCCGACCGCGAACGGATGCGGCGGGCATTCCTGCGGGTGCTGGGACAGCCGCCGCAGACCATCCGCCGGCACGCCCGGGCCGTGGCCCAGGCCGCCGCCTGA